The DNA sequence TTCGAAAATCCTAGTCTGAGAGTATAATCTCCCTAGTCGTTTCGTCTCCTGATGCTGTGATTGCGATTTACCCTGGTAGCTTTGATCCCATTACGCTCGGTCATCTTGACATTATCGAGCGGGGGTGCCAGCTATTTAAAAAAGTGATCGTCCTGGTATCGCATAATCCGGGCAAGGTTCCGCTATTCAGCGTGCAGAAACGACTAGAGCAAATCCGCACGGCTACTCAGCATCTTTCTAATATTGAGATTGACAGCTTTGATGGTTTAACGGTTACCTATGCCCATGAGCGAAATGCGGGTGTGATTTTGCGAGGTCTTCGTGTACTATCTGACTTTGAGAAAGAGCTGCAAATGGCTCACACTAACAAGACCTTATCGTCAGACATTGAGACTGTTTTTCTAGCTACGTCAACGGAGTATAGTTTTCTGAGCAGCAGCCTTGTCAAAGAAATTGCAAAATTTGGCGGCTCTATTGATCATCTTGTTCCTCAAACTGTTGCCCTGGATATTCGCAGATGTTACGCCAAGATCCCGACTCAATCGGCACCCCACGTGGTTCAAACGCATCCCCCGGTGGACAAGCCTACAAAAGTGACTCCCCTGGGAGTTCTCCCCGATCTGGAAGCGTAGACATCCAGGAAGAGTTTAATAAGCTTGAGGAAATGGTTCTGGACAGTCCCCGCATTTGGCTGAGCCGATGGACGATGGTGGACGAAGAAAAGATTTTGCAGCAGCTTGATCTGTTGCGCTTGCACCTACCGTCGGCCTTTCGGGAAGCCACTGAAATCTTGCGGAACAAGGACGAAATTCTGGCGGAGGCGGAGGAGTACGCCCAAGACATTATCCGTGCAGCAGAGCAGCGTGCCGCAGAGGTGCTGAACGAGATGGGGTTGGTTCGGCAAGCCGAAATGGAAGCCAATCAGATTCGGATGCAGATTCAGCAAGAATGCCAACTGCTCCAGGATCAAACGCTATCGGAAATTGAAATGTTGCGGCGTCAAGCGCAGCAGGATATTGAAGAAATGCGGATGATGGCGATCGCTGAATGTGAAGAAATTCAGCGAGGAGCGGATACCTACGCGGATCGGGTGCTGCGGGATATGGAACAGCAGCTCTCCGATATGATGCGGGTTGTTCGTAACGGTCGGCAACAGCTTCAGTTAGATGCTCCAACACCGCGGAATCGTGACGGATTTTAAGGTCTACTCTACTGGCGCGAGTTGCGAAGTCGGATCAGTTGACGACGCATTTGGGGAGAGGTTGCTGTCGCAGGAATCTCCCGAATGTTAACGCTTGTATCAACTGTTTCCAGGTACTCATCGGCTCCGTAGGAAAATGCCTCAAGCAGCAACTCAAGCAGGCGATCGCGATCGC is a window from the Synechococcales cyanobacterium T60_A2020_003 genome containing:
- the coaD gene encoding pantetheine-phosphate adenylyltransferase; this encodes MIAIYPGSFDPITLGHLDIIERGCQLFKKVIVLVSHNPGKVPLFSVQKRLEQIRTATQHLSNIEIDSFDGLTVTYAHERNAGVILRGLRVLSDFEKELQMAHTNKTLSSDIETVFLATSTEYSFLSSSLVKEIAKFGGSIDHLVPQTVALDIRRCYAKIPTQSAPHVVQTHPPVDKPTKVTPLGVLPDLEA
- a CDS encoding Npun_R1517 family heterocyst differentiation transcriptional regulator; amino-acid sequence: MESTFSKYLPEEPELGIYDCEISLKFRLIEDKSVLRDRDRLLELLLEAFSYGADEYLETVDTSVNIREIPATATSPQMRRQLIRLRNSRQ